In a genomic window of Allomeiothermus silvanus DSM 9946:
- a CDS encoding heavy metal translocating P-type ATPase: MAAYSSKSSTPEYCYRVEGMDCAECASKIETVIGKTPGARNPQVVFATQTLRFHLDESVTPREQVEARLRSLGYQPTLQSAPGEGQAAGLEHGDTHRPWHATRQGHGVLLTGALLAAAFAFGFLEPRLAQWGYVAATLVGVWPLARKAWAGVRLGNPFGINTLVTIAAIGAVVIGEAPEAAVVVFLFAVGELLEGIAAGRARAGIKALAALAPKTAFLLEGEGEDIRTREVPASSLRVGQVVQVRPGGRVPADGTILSGFSALDDSPVTGESVPVSKGPGDRVFAGSINTDGVLTVRVDKDPSDNTIARIIHLVEEAQGSKAPTARFIDRFSRYYTPGVLAIATLIAVVPPLFLGGAWHEWLYKALALLLIGCPCALVLSVPAAITSAISAGARRGLLIKGGAVLETLARVRTVAFDKTGTLTEGRPRVTDVVALEGSEAELLGLAAAVEQGSSHPLAKAIVEKADEVGATLPPSSDQQAVQGKGAQAMVQGRTLVVGSPRYAAELAPLAAEVAGQIEAMELQGKTVVVLLNPPTPLGLIALRDEPRPDAREALARLEGLGVRCVMLTGDNARTGRAVAEGLGLEVRAELMPEDKLRAVGELGQGRPVAMVGDGINDAPALARADVGIAMGGGTDVALETADAAVLRGSVRGVAELVRLSRGTMRVVAQNIAFALGLKAVFLATTLLGVTGLWPAVLADTGATALVTLNALRLLRWRY; the protein is encoded by the coding sequence ATGGCCGCGTATTCCTCAAAGTCCTCCACACCTGAGTATTGCTACCGGGTGGAGGGGATGGACTGCGCCGAGTGTGCTAGCAAAATCGAGACCGTTATTGGCAAGACCCCCGGGGCTCGGAATCCGCAGGTGGTGTTTGCTACCCAGACCCTCAGGTTCCACCTGGATGAGTCGGTTACGCCGAGGGAGCAAGTGGAAGCCCGCCTCCGGTCGCTCGGCTACCAACCAACCCTGCAAAGCGCCCCTGGGGAAGGGCAGGCTGCGGGGCTCGAGCACGGTGATACCCACCGGCCCTGGCACGCTACCCGCCAAGGGCACGGGGTGCTCCTTACCGGGGCCCTGCTGGCGGCGGCCTTCGCCTTCGGCTTCCTCGAGCCTCGCCTTGCGCAGTGGGGCTACGTCGCCGCCACGCTAGTCGGGGTCTGGCCGCTGGCCCGCAAGGCCTGGGCGGGGGTAAGGCTGGGCAACCCCTTCGGCATCAACACCCTGGTCACCATCGCTGCCATCGGCGCGGTCGTGATCGGCGAGGCCCCCGAGGCCGCGGTGGTGGTCTTCCTGTTTGCGGTGGGCGAGCTGCTGGAAGGCATCGCCGCCGGAAGGGCCAGAGCAGGGATCAAAGCCCTGGCCGCCTTGGCCCCCAAGACCGCCTTCCTCCTCGAGGGGGAAGGGGAGGACATCCGTACCCGCGAGGTCCCCGCCAGTAGCCTGCGGGTCGGGCAGGTGGTGCAGGTGCGCCCAGGCGGGCGGGTCCCCGCCGACGGCACCATCCTGAGCGGGTTCTCGGCCCTGGACGACTCGCCGGTGACCGGAGAATCGGTGCCGGTCAGCAAGGGCCCCGGTGACCGCGTGTTTGCTGGCTCCATCAACACCGACGGGGTGCTCACCGTGCGGGTGGACAAGGACCCCTCCGACAACACCATTGCCCGCATCATCCACCTCGTCGAGGAGGCCCAGGGGTCCAAAGCCCCCACCGCCCGCTTCATCGACCGCTTCAGCCGCTACTACACCCCTGGGGTCCTGGCGATCGCGACCTTGATCGCGGTGGTGCCCCCCCTGTTCCTGGGCGGAGCCTGGCACGAGTGGCTCTACAAGGCGCTGGCGCTATTGCTCATCGGCTGCCCCTGCGCGCTGGTGCTCTCGGTGCCGGCGGCCATCACCTCGGCCATCTCGGCGGGGGCGCGGCGGGGCCTGCTGATCAAGGGGGGCGCGGTGCTGGAGACCCTCGCCCGCGTCCGCACCGTCGCCTTCGACAAGACCGGCACCCTCACCGAGGGGCGGCCCCGGGTGACCGATGTGGTTGCTCTGGAAGGCTCCGAGGCCGAACTGCTGGGCCTCGCCGCTGCGGTCGAACAGGGCTCCTCCCACCCCCTGGCCAAAGCCATCGTGGAGAAGGCCGACGAGGTGGGGGCCACGCTGCCCCCTTCCAGCGACCAGCAGGCCGTCCAGGGCAAGGGGGCACAAGCCATGGTGCAGGGCCGAACCCTGGTGGTCGGCTCGCCCAGGTACGCAGCCGAACTCGCTCCCCTGGCCGCAGAGGTAGCCGGGCAGATCGAGGCGATGGAACTCCAGGGCAAGACCGTGGTGGTGCTGCTGAACCCGCCCACCCCGCTGGGCCTCATCGCCCTGCGGGACGAGCCGCGGCCCGACGCCCGCGAGGCGCTGGCCCGGCTGGAGGGCCTGGGGGTGCGCTGCGTGATGCTCACCGGCGACAACGCCCGCACGGGCAGGGCCGTCGCCGAGGGGCTGGGCCTGGAGGTGCGGGCCGAGCTGATGCCCGAGGACAAGCTCCGCGCCGTGGGCGAGCTGGGGCAGGGCCGCCCCGTGGCGATGGTGGGCGACGGCATCAACGACGCGCCCGCCCTGGCCCGGGCCGACGTGGGCATCGCCATGGGAGGGGGCACCGACGTGGCCCTCGAGACCGCCGACGCCGCCGTGCTGCGGGGCTCGGTGCGGGGGGTGGCCGAGCTGGTGCGGCTCTCGCGGGGCACGATGCGGGTCGTGGCGCAGAACATCGCCTTCGCGCTGGGCCTGAAGGCGGTGTTCCTGGCCACCACGCTGCTGGGCGTCACCGGGCTGTGGCCCGCCGTCCTCGCCGACACCGGGGCCACTGCTTTGGTCACGCTAAACGCGCTTCGGCT
- a CDS encoding DUF4383 domain-containing protein: MGTQTLVARVIGAVLTAIGLVGFFSGSSLLGFGINALHNIVHLVSGLLGLWASYSGWSRSYNQIFGIVYLVVTVLGFIASGFMNSLLNTNMADHFLHLVLGVVLGYVGFMVREPAKA; this comes from the coding sequence ATGGGCACGCAAACCCTAGTAGCACGCGTCATCGGTGCAGTGCTGACAGCGATAGGGCTGGTAGGCTTCTTCAGCGGCTCCAGCCTCCTTGGCTTTGGGATCAACGCTTTGCACAACATCGTGCATCTGGTGAGCGGGTTGCTCGGTCTTTGGGCCAGCTACAGCGGCTGGTCCAGGAGCTACAACCAGATCTTCGGCATCGTCTACCTGGTGGTGACAGTGCTGGGTTTCATCGCTTCCGGCTTCATGAACAGCCTGCTCAACACCAACATGGCAGACCACTTCCTGCACCTGGTGCTAGGAGTAGTGTTGGGCTACGTGGGTTTCATGGTGCGGGAACCCGCGAAAGCCTAA